ACAGACAGGAGTACAGACAGGAGTACAGTACAGACAGGAGTACAGACAGGAGTACAGACAGGAGTACAGTACAGACAGGAGTACAGTACAGTCAGGAGTACAGTACAGACAGGAGTACAGTACAGACAGGAGTACAGTACAGACAGGAGTACAGTACAGACAGGAGTACAGTACAGACAGGAGTACAGTACAGTCAGGAGTACAGTACAGACAGGAGTACAGACAGGAGTACAGTACAGACAGGAGTACAGTACAGACAGGAGTACAGTACAGACAGGAGTACAGTACAGACAGGAGTACAGTACAGTCAGGAGTACAGTACAGACAGGAGTACAGACAGGAGTACAGTACAGACAGGAGTACAGTACAGACAGGAGTACAGTACAGACAGGAGTACAGACAGGAGTACAGTACAGACAGGAGTACAGACAGGAGTACAGTACAGACAGGAGTACAGTACAGACAGGAGTACAGTACAGACAGGAGTACAGTACAGACAGGAGTACAGACAGGAGTACAGTACAGACAGGAGTACAGTACAGACAGGAGTACAGTACAGACAGGAGTACAGTACAGACAGGAGTACAGACAGGAGTACAGTACAGACAGGAGTACAGACAGGAGTACAGTACAGAAGCTTTGCTGTTTAACTATAGGGACTGGATAAAAAAAGACCCCTTAGTTTTCTAACTTTACAAATGAGCTGTGAACTTGGTCTAAAGCGGGCTCTGCTGGTCAATCTGGGGTACTGCACACATCCGCCCTTTGCAATAAATACCCCAAACTTCATAGGCTTTTAGTACATTATTGCTGGATCAGAACCCCCAAAACTACAGCTGTTAAGTGAATCCGATCAATATAAACAACATTAGAGAGGCTGCACCACTTGCTCTCCCCCATACTCTTTATCCAAGACACCCCAAACTACTGGGAGTTGATGCCATTATTCCAAAAGCTGATTAAAATTGCCCACAAACTGCCTGGTGCCCGGATAACCCAATTGGGGTGATCTGTGGCTGTCACGTGGGCTTTGCAGTTCTCTCCCCTAGTCTGCTGACCTCCCAATGCTCCCTCTCCCCTATGAATAATTGATGTGCACCGCTTCTCCCATTCACCATACAAACCCCATTATACTGCTAAAATGGCGATTTAATCGTTTAGAATAGCTGCGCTTTTTCAACTCATTTGATATTCCTAATTAAATCGTTTTCCAGATTTCAATCACTCCAGTtacaaccattaaaaaaaaaaaactccatttggATTCGCCGActtgtttgagaaaaaaaagaaaagaaaaacagtctgGTAATTATAGAAAATGTAAATTCCTCAAACATAATGAGGGAAAAGGTGAACCAAGGTTCAACTACACAACTGCAACGCTGCGAGGTTAAAAGTGCAGTGGTATTGCTGCAGTCTGCCGGATGACGCAATGCGATTACTGTCGCACCGAACGATTGAGGaggcggatttttttttttttttttttttgcttaaaccGAGATTTTTAATTCGCTGAAAATATTTCAACACTGGGACAAAGCCCGATCTAATGTTCTGCACAAAGAACTAAATATATTCTTTGTAAAAGAGTTAAACAGGGAGTGGTAATGTAGATCTCCTAATTAATACAAATGTTACAAATCGTTCTTTGCATCGATTTACAGATAAAACACTTCAAGCCTGGAAACCTGATCAAATTATAGATGTAAATGATGGATAAGTTTAGCAGAATGCTCAGTCACTGACAGCACAAGCGAAATACAAGTATTTTACTGATACATCCAATCAGCTTGAATTTCAGGGGAGAAAACAAAGCAATTTAGTATATTTGCTAACGAATAATATGGAGAGAAACACAAGAATTCTATATTCTATGTCTATATAATTAGTAGTCGTTCTGAAAAATGTCTATAGATACATGTTGGGGGCAAGTGAATAATGTAGATAATATAGGGGCTGCTTTGGGGAACTATAAAGATgtctttgtctatatatatatatatatatatatatatatatatatatatatatatatatatatatatatatatatatatatatatatatatagtgtctatGTCAGTGGAGAAGTATATTTTAGGTGGTTTAGATTCTACTGATGGTTTGGGGGTACACAATGTAAGGAGAGTATGGTGGTGTGTTGCATATTGTGAATGTGAATATAACATTATTAAGGGTCTTTCTGGTTTCATTTCATACTAACAAGTAGAAAGTACAGGAAATCAGTAATAAATTTTAGcaaaaatgcagtgtttcctgTTTATTCTCCAACACTCCATCCGCCTGAGAGAGAACAAACTCTACTGAACTAGGACAGTAACAAGGAGACATGAGAACCCCCCAAATGAAGGCCCAGCACACAGGTCATGTAATGATTTCTAATTGGACTTCTCAATCTGTGTGTCTGTATTTCTCACCCATCAATCAATCATATGACCTGCGTTTGCTTTCCTCCCTGTATTTGTATCATGGCCTTAGTTAAACCCATTATTAAAGAGAAGAGCAATTTCCCAGCACAATACACTGTCATTTGACTCCTATAACCACCTGAACATTCCCAACAAATCCATTCCTGGTGACAAAATGAGAAGAGTAAAGTTAACAGGTTCAGTGGAAGGGCTCAGCTAAATTTAggctgttatataaaaaaaaaaaccttcaacattTGTACATTTTGTCCATGAAGGCAGAAAGTGCAAGGGCTCAGCAATTATAGCAATTTAAATCTTCTTGTCATTGCAGCAAATTGgataacaacatttttaaaataatatatatatatgcgtgagTGTATATTTCATTTGTTTCAATTTCGCTTCATCTTCCAGATCCTCCTAGTAATAATGGACATTGTGCCCCCTGATGTGAATGTTTGGGAATGAGGGGGTCTAGGTGAGAGCTGGAGCCTTTCCATGGGGTGGACATATAAAGGGAACATTTATATCAAATCAGAGAGGTTGTAAGGGTTAAACGTAGGAAGAATCCAATATTCTCCtgatatatttaatatagatCTGAAATGTTTGGGGGTGTTGATGCCCTGGAGTTGCATGTATGTGGGTGCAGCATAAATTAGGGGTGACTTACATTTAGCAGCTCCTCATGTCCTCTCTGCAGTGATCTGCATTGCCTGCTGCCCCAGCACCGTCTCATCTGCTCAactgcatctctctctctgtctctctgtctctctctctctgcaactGCCGGTCCCTCACACAAGCCAGTTAAACTGTCACTTAACATTCTGGAGATTGTGAAATATATTGTACATTGTCAACTCCCTAAAACCATAAAACTAACTTTATGGACCTCACGTGACTTTTGCGAGCCAGTGAGGGGGTACGTGTGTGAGGTCTGGGCGATTTTTACCATCTAACTTCCAAGATAAAACCGAAGCCATTTGACATGTAAATGTCATACCTACTTTGCCTTGACTTTGCCACCTCCAAAACACCAAAGGGGACAGGGATGTCCTGGATTCAGGGGACCCTCATTCTGCTCTGGGGTAAGTTTCCCACCAAACTTTCATTATTTCTCCCCCTAATTGATATTGTGTAATTGTGAGACCCCCTCCAGCCAGCAGAGATTGTGTTTTGTGCTGCAGTATTTGTGTACAGGTGAttcccaaaataataataataatataaaaacgaCTTGGAATAAAAGGGCTCCAGGCATAGATTTTATagcatcatatttttattattactactcATACAAAAAAAACTCATGTCGAATGGAATCTTCAGGCAGCCAGACAGCTACTTAAACACATCACTCCTTTAGATTGGTCACTTGAATAAACAAAACACCGAGTACAGTCTAGTGGGGacatcattttttttggggggggggggttctattTAACCGATGACCAATGGCACAGACtttacaatagaaaaaaaagacacaactgGGTAGCCTTTTTAGTGCACTCACTCGCCTCACTGGCAACAGGAAAACAACAAccgaaaaaaatgtaaaaaaaaaaaactgtaaacaaaaaaaccccgaaattgatttcttttattataaataagttAGAATAACATTTAAGAGCTGTGAAAACATGCGATCTCccccggcagcagcagcagcagcaacttgGTGCGACAAAACAATGAGGACTTTAGACATGGGGAGGCGACTAGAAATGAGAAGTGGCTGCTAGTCCTGTGGCCTTCACTTGCCGATAGTTGCCCAAGTCCTGGCAAAGCCCTCAGGGCTGGAAGGCGCTGCTGCCCGTGGCGAGGCTCATGCTTTTCAGCTTGTTGTCCTTTTTCCACTTCATCCTCCGGTTCTGGAACCAAATTTTAATCTGCCGCTCGGAGAGGCACAAGGTGTGGGCGATCTCGATCCTCCTCCTCCTGGTCAGGTACCTATTGAAATGGAACTCCTTCTCCAGCTCCAGCGTCTGGTACCGGGTGTAGGCAGTCCTCGCCCTCTTCCCATCTGGACCTGCCATGTCTATAGCAtagggtgggggggggagatttgggggttaTTATAGAGATCATAATAACACTCCTACCTGCTCCAACAGCCCTTTCTACAAAGACAGTATCTCCCATCTCACCTTagaaaaccccaaatcctttATATTTCCCACAATATTCCACCAGTGATATAAATATTCACACCCCACAATAATATTCCCTATTTTACGCATTTCCAGGCGTCTCTCCATCGTCTCACATCGTCTATATACCCGGCGTTCTAGCAACAACCTTTCCCTGTCCGTTACATTGTAGTTTTTGTTCTCAATGTGGCCTCAAAAAAcgtcttttaaaaaagaaactttctgcTGCTACTGTAGCGATTAAAACGGAAGAGTATTACACAAATCAGGCACAACTACGGCTGTAGGTATAAAAGGAGAATGAAGAGCCCAGTTATGGGCATAATATAAGTCTGATCACTAGGCTGAGATCACCCCTGTTCCTTTGATTTTGGGGGGATAGGCTTTGTTTtttatcaacccccccccctccccatggaaagaaaaaggcaaaaagcaGCGGTACCGTGGTTAATGTGCAGTTTTCTCATCCAGGGGAAGATCTGGGGGCTCTGTCCGTCTGTCCCGGCCGCTCCCGGGGAGCAGTTGTCCTGTAGAGCCCGGGGGGGAGCCCCGCTTCTGGGGGTGGATTCGTCAGTCTCGGAGGAGGCGCTGGTTTCTTCTGTCTCAGTGAAGTGGGCGCTGGAGGTGGCAGGATCCGCGGGGGAGAGCTCAGATTTCTGGCTTTTGGCACAAGGAAGGGGGTCGGGGGTCGACAAGGGGCAGTTTTGATTTGCCCTGAACCTGCTGCTCTCCTGCCCTGGGAACGAGTTGTCCCCCCCATAGGTGGAAGCTGCAGTCCGGCTGACACTCAGGTCCATTCCCGTGTAGTTATAGGATCCATAAGCCCCGGGCTGCATGTTGCCTCCTGCCTCCCTGTATGAGCCGCTCACATTGCCGCCGCCGCCGCCGCCGCTACTGCCAGTCCCATAATTCAACACATGATACTCGGGGCCATTAGGATAGCGCCCTGAGAACGAGTTCACAAAGTAAGAACTCATTTGGgcgattttatttatttattattattctttttttttttggggaggctTTGATTTGTGGATCACCCCGAGCCTCAGGATTTATGATGTATTAATGAATTATCCCCATAGCCTGTACTTGCTTTTTGCTATGTATGCGGCCAAATATGGGGGTGTGGGTGCGTTTGCGAATCACGTGCTTTTGTTGACCAGTCGTAAATTCTCACTGATGACCTCAAGAGGTAATCCATGCTCTATGGTTACAAATAATGACGAGCTGAGAATCGTTAGGCCCGACTCAATGTACAGCTGCCAAAAAAAATGAGACTAAAGGAAAATTCTTCTCTCCCGTGTTGGCTGAGCGCGACACCTACCGGACATTCAGGGAAGCGCAGCGGTGAATACACACCCTGCAAATATCCTTTAGCGTCTCTCTTTGCGCCCACGGCTCTAACTATTTCACAAACACATCTCTCACAATTATTCAACCTGTTCTACACCTATGTCTATTATACACCTGCCCAGCGCTCgcctttattacattatattttattcatcCCCCTAAAGTCGTAataaaataggcaaaaaataaatgaactcTGCCCTTCATTGCACTCCTTGCTGCCTTCTATTCCTATATTTCTAGTACCACTTCAAACACACACGGGATTGTTGTTATGACGACCTCCATTGTCATATTAAACAAAGGAATACATGgagaaaaaaactgataaaaataaataaataaatcaatattccCACTGAAAGTAAAATTAAAGTGTTCATTCTGGATTTCTTAGGCTGTTCATTTCCATGTCtggatatatttataataataaatatatatatatatatatatatatatatatatatatatatatatatatatatttgtgtgtgtgtgtgtgtgtatatatatatacccagggACCTCAATAAAATAGTGTGTAAagcaacataaataaaaaaaagataactttactggaaaacaaagaaatatgtaATCAAAATTCTGCAaatatctatgtctatctatctatctatctatctgtctatcatctatctgtctgtctgtctgtctatctatttactgtatctatccaTGCTGTGTGTGTAAGCAGgcaaatccatatatatatatatatatatatatatatatatatatatatatacaccaaaataaaaaaataaatatatatatatatatatatatctatatatatatagatatatatatatagatatatatatatttgtatgtgtgtataaaagCACTCTTTCATTTCACCCAACTCATTCTTTCCAGTAAAATCTCTggtgttaaaagaaaaaataaaaagactcgACTAAAATATAATCCTCGAAATAATCGTGAAAAACGCACATTTTGTTTTCTCTCGAAAATGcaggatagtttttttttttattgccgcCAAGTCAATTAACCCTTCTCCCGACCCCATCCCCGATTCCCCACATATTACAGGATAATAAATAAGCCAGAAATGTAATTTCAATAACATTTAATGAAACATCCCAGACTGAGCTGCGTGTGGATGGAATTGGAGGAGAGATGAATTTTGTCCCTTGTGTTGGGATTCAGGTTAGTGATTCaggttgttgctgctgctgattGTGATGCAGGGGATAAAGCCTGTGTATTAATGAAGCTGATCAGTCCTGGTCCTCAGGGGAATCTctagtaaaatctacagactggACATTGGGCTTGTGCTTCCAGTATAAGTGACTTGTATAATGATACAATGAGATGCCTATATACACACGGGCAGCAGCACTCACTAGTACACATtaactctgctgctgctgctacttcaTCAGTCCTTTCCAAACTACAcgtagaaaaaaacacagacgaccaacacataaaaaataataatcataaaatagAGAA
The Xenopus laevis strain J_2021 chromosome 9_10S, Xenopus_laevis_v10.1, whole genome shotgun sequence DNA segment above includes these coding regions:
- the hoxb5.S gene encoding homeobox protein Hox-B5, whose protein sequence is MSSYFVNSFSGRYPNGPEYHVLNYGTGSSGGGGGGNVSGSYREAGGNMQPGAYGSYNYTGMDLSVSRTAASTYGGDNSFPGQESSRFRANQNCPLSTPDPLPCAKSQKSELSPADPATSSAHFTETEETSASSETDESTPRSGAPPRALQDNCSPGAAGTDGQSPQIFPWMRKLHINHDMAGPDGKRARTAYTRYQTLELEKEFHFNRYLTRRRRIEIAHTLCLSERQIKIWFQNRRMKWKKDNKLKSMSLATGSSAFQP